A single window of Methylobacterium nodulans ORS 2060 DNA harbors:
- a CDS encoding NAD(P)H-dependent flavin oxidoreductase, with translation MSLPDRLADALALPVVASPMFIVSGPDLVIAQCLGGIVGSFPALNARPKEALDDWLTRIDGALAAAMAAEPGRIVAPYAVNQIVHASNDRLEHDLAVCARHRVPIIITSLRAPDAVVSAVHGWGGLVFHDVTTVRHAEKALEAGVDGLILVCAGAGGHAGTLSPFALVGEVRRFYDGPLVLSGAITTGSAILAAQAMGADLAYMGTRFIATAEANAAPAYKDMIVATRAADVVYTPFFTGVSGNYLKPSVVAAGLDPDALPDSDKSRMDFGSGRTKAWRDIWGAGQGVGTIDDVLPAAEVIARLKREYAAAREALLSRAGNPCREILPTNPAE, from the coding sequence ATGTCCCTTCCCGACCGCCTCGCCGACGCCCTCGCGCTCCCCGTGGTCGCCTCGCCGATGTTCATCGTCTCGGGGCCGGATCTCGTGATCGCGCAATGCCTCGGGGGCATCGTCGGCTCCTTCCCGGCGCTCAACGCCCGGCCGAAGGAGGCCCTGGACGATTGGCTCACGCGGATCGACGGGGCGCTCGCCGCCGCCATGGCCGCCGAGCCCGGCCGGATCGTGGCGCCCTATGCAGTCAACCAGATCGTCCACGCCTCCAACGACCGGCTGGAGCACGACCTCGCGGTCTGCGCCAGGCACCGGGTGCCGATCATCATCACGTCGCTGCGCGCGCCGGATGCGGTGGTGTCGGCGGTGCACGGCTGGGGCGGCCTCGTCTTCCACGACGTCACCACCGTGCGCCACGCCGAGAAGGCCCTGGAGGCCGGGGTCGACGGGCTGATCCTGGTCTGCGCCGGGGCCGGGGGGCATGCCGGGACGCTGAGCCCCTTCGCCCTCGTGGGCGAGGTGCGCCGCTTCTACGACGGGCCGCTCGTCCTCTCGGGGGCCATCACCACGGGCTCGGCCATCCTCGCCGCACAGGCGATGGGCGCCGACCTCGCCTATATGGGCACCCGCTTCATCGCCACCGCCGAGGCGAACGCCGCCCCGGCCTACAAGGACATGATCGTCGCGACGCGGGCGGCGGACGTGGTCTACACGCCCTTCTTCACCGGCGTGTCCGGCAATTACCTCAAGCCGAGCGTCGTGGCGGCGGGCCTCGACCCGGACGCCCTGCCGGATTCCGACAAGAGCCGGATGGATTTCGGCTCCGGCCGCACCAAGGCGTGGCGCGACATCTGGGGTGCGGGCCAGGGCGTGGGCACCATCGACGACGTGCTCCCTGCCGCCGAGGTGATCGCGCGGCTCAAGCGCGAATACGCGGCGGCACGGGAGGCGCTCTTGTCCCGCGCCGGGAATCCCTGCCGGGAAATCCTGCCGACGAACCCCGCCGAATAA
- a CDS encoding Zn-dependent hydrolase, with product MATNLSVNGSRLWDTLMVSAGIGTGPRGGIRRLTLTEPDRAMRDQLKAWAAEGGYALSIDRLGSMTLRRPGTEPDLPPVLIGSHLDTQWAGGRFDGILGVLAGLEVLRTLDDLGIATKRTIEVVNWTNEEGARFSPPMLCSLAWSGQATPEWVEGRIDRDGIRFGDALAGIGYRGPEPVGGRRIDAYFELHIEQGPALDAAGVPVGIVTGGYPSCGMRIAVEGETAHTGPTPMAERHNALVGAAMVAVAVNDIGWAHAAVDAKATAARLDLVPNLPGTLSEYAELFIDMRAPAVETLETMKASLRAALPDCAARSRTAIRIAEEWGFGVFGFDAELIGLLRATAERLAIPTMDLRSQAGHDAYHVARVAPACMIFTPCKGGITHNEAEDIDLSATLPGVNLLLHTALARANR from the coding sequence ATGGCGACCAATCTCTCGGTGAACGGCTCCCGGCTCTGGGACACGCTGATGGTCTCGGCCGGGATCGGCACGGGGCCGCGCGGGGGGATCCGGCGGCTCACGCTCACCGAGCCCGACCGGGCGATGCGCGACCAGCTCAAGGCCTGGGCCGCGGAGGGCGGCTACGCCCTCTCCATCGACCGGCTCGGCAGCATGACCCTGCGCCGCCCCGGCACCGAGCCCGACCTGCCCCCCGTCCTCATCGGAAGCCACCTCGATACGCAATGGGCGGGCGGGCGCTTCGACGGCATCCTCGGCGTGCTCGCCGGACTCGAAGTGCTCCGCACCCTCGACGACCTCGGCATCGCGACGAAGCGCACCATCGAGGTCGTGAACTGGACGAACGAGGAGGGCGCGCGCTTCTCGCCGCCGATGCTGTGCTCCCTCGCCTGGTCGGGCCAGGCGACGCCCGAATGGGTCGAGGGCCGCATTGACCGCGACGGCATCCGCTTCGGCGACGCCCTGGCAGGAATCGGCTATCGCGGCCCCGAGCCGGTGGGGGGCCGCAGGATCGACGCCTATTTCGAGCTCCACATCGAGCAGGGCCCGGCCCTCGACGCGGCGGGCGTGCCGGTGGGCATCGTCACCGGCGGCTATCCGAGCTGCGGCATGCGCATCGCCGTCGAGGGCGAGACCGCCCATACGGGCCCGACGCCGATGGCCGAGCGCCACAACGCGCTCGTCGGCGCCGCCATGGTGGCGGTGGCGGTCAACGATATCGGCTGGGCGCATGCCGCCGTCGACGCCAAGGCCACCGCGGCGCGGCTCGACCTTGTGCCGAACCTGCCCGGCACGCTCTCGGAATATGCCGAGCTCTTCATCGACATGCGCGCGCCCGCGGTCGAGACGCTGGAGACCATGAAGGCCTCCTTACGCGCGGCGCTGCCGGATTGCGCCGCGCGCTCCCGCACGGCGATCCGGATCGCCGAGGAATGGGGCTTCGGGGTGTTCGGCTTCGACGCGGAGCTGATCGGCCTCCTGCGCGCCACGGCCGAGCGGCTCGCGATCCCGACCATGGACCTGCGCTCCCAGGCCGGGCACGACGCCTATCACGTGGCCCGGGTCGCCCCCGCCTGCATGATCTTCACCCCCTGCAAGGGCGGCATCACCCACAACGAGGCCGAGGACATCGACCTGTCGGCGACCCTGCCGGGGGTGAATCTGCTGCTGCACACGGCGCTGGCGCGCGCCAACCGCTGA